The Longimicrobium sp. genome includes a region encoding these proteins:
- a CDS encoding type II toxin-antitoxin system RelE/ParE family toxin yields the protein MPYELRLPPGTRDSIERYVERFDTLEQKLEAIAQIQGALEALARNPRLGVVPRGAFGFPIYTFTIRVEDVSYPIRAAYCYSDDEKAIIVTGVDAQLL from the coding sequence ATGCCCTACGAGCTGAGGTTACCGCCAGGCACGCGAGATAGCATAGAACGCTACGTCGAAAGGTTCGATACACTCGAGCAGAAGCTGGAAGCGATCGCGCAGATCCAGGGCGCCCTGGAGGCGCTGGCGAGGAACCCGCGCCTGGGAGTGGTTCCCCGGGGAGCCTTCGGCTTTCCGATCTACACGTTCACCATCCGCGTCGAAGACGTCTCCTATCCGATCCGGGCGGCCTACTGCTACTCGGATGACGAAAAGGCCATCATCGTCACCGGCGTGGACGCCCAGCTCCTCTAG